The Haliotis asinina isolate JCU_RB_2024 chromosome 16, JCU_Hal_asi_v2, whole genome shotgun sequence DNA segment AGACTGGAGAAGCACGGGGAGCCCCAGTCCTCCTTTGCAAGACACAGCATTACCACAACAGCACCATATCGCAATCATGGCACTCCTGGTCTGGACACATTCATCTAGGTCTGTCATCAATGTCTTTCATTTGCTACACCAACAGACACTGCAACACAATTGGGAATTCGAATATATCTACCAAATGTTAAACCTGTCCTGATACGACCACACCAACAACGACATGTTCAATGATTCGACAGAGTACTGTCATGGAATCTGGGGAACTGGCGACGCTTTTTTTTCAATGATGAATCGAGTTTCCTCCAGTATTGATGGGATGGGAGACAACTCGTCTATCGACGTGGACACGAACGTTCTGTGCCACATTGCGTTCGACATGTCGAGAGATTGGGTAGAAATACGCCATAGTGTTGGGATTTGTCCTAAACGGATGTATCGAACCGAATATCGTGGTAATTCGAGGCAATCTTACATCAAACAGCTACATCAACCAGCTCCTCACACTTTTAACAACCAGAGGGAGCTGTTTCAACGCAACAAACCGCGACCCCAGACAGCTCGCGTAACAAATGCCCATTGTACCAATGCGAACGTCAGTGTCCTTCCCTTGCCTTCCAAATCGCCTGATCTTAATTAGATCGAGCATCACTGGGACGTGATCGACACGTCGCTACCGTCTTCTTGTAGACTTGCCGACGTGTTACAGGAGGAATGATGAAGAATTCTCCAAGCAAACATCCGACGGCTTGTGCAATCCCAAGGCAGCGTCGCGCAGTGACGGCTGAAATGGTTGGTGTCACCGTGCATTGACCTTGTTACAATGAATAATTTGTCGTAGAAAATGGTATAGGAACTCCCCTCAGAACTAGCAAAGTATAACACTTACAAGTCTTGAATATTCAATTATATGTATTCAGAAAGCAAGATCAAggtacaaagattcacaatagagatttcatgtacaatgcaaatgagtcaaatATAAAGTAATGGGGCACAAATGTAATATCAACTCAATTTAGAATTTTCTCGTGGTCTCCCGCACAACTAATCAAAACACAcactcaaagggaggtaactctaaagcgaTATCTTAAAGCCTGCTGCCGAAGTACGAAAAGCATTGAACagttatgatacgaaatgtgaccaaaaataattatcactcaaaactttaaacattgtgacccaaataataattattgcaGAAAATACACTATCGTAACAACCTGAACGCCCTCTTGTGTCCACACATTTTCAGTGACCGAACTGAATTAACTGTGTTGATGCTTAATGGACCTATTTACACGTAAATATGTTTAATGCATTTCCTTATTTGGGcctgtgcgtttctttttttaagaGTTTATATATATCCCTGTGGCTGAATCGACTGTAGTGTGTattgattactttcatggtAGCGTTGCCTGTATATTTATCAAAACAATTAATCGACAAAACAAATACGCTCATTGCGCATATCATGTCAGGTTTCTATTCACCACAAATAAACTTCAGCTATCGTTGTCAATCCAGTCATGTACTACAGACAACTTCATTCGTTGCGAGATCTTCTGAACTGAAACGATGTCTTGTAAGAATCGTTAATCCTTACGGAAAAAACCGTAACCGAAACCGGTGTGGAATTGATCTCAGCACAACcaatgctagtcgtaagagatgactaacgagatcgggcgGTTAGGCTTACTGACCTGCAttgaacgatgctcatgatgttgatcattggctAGTATGGCCTAAACATATTATTTACGGACTGCTGAAATAAAGCTGGAAttatgctgagtgcggcttaaaacaccaaacaaaccaaCCTTACGTAAAATCCACGTTTTAAAGAAATAACAATTCTTGCCCTTTGTGCACGGATGTTTGTAGAATTCACCTACAAAGGCAGTCCCACATTCGCTCAGTACGTGAAAGGCATGCATTTGGAAACTCTCATTGACGACCTTGGAGGATTTGGTGCGTACCAACTGATTCTGGTCCCGATATTGGCGTTATCCACGCTGGTACTTGCCCCTACCATGTTGATGATGGCATTTGCTGGCGTGGAACCTGACTGGTGGTGTGCGTCACAAGATCTACAATCCAGGCCGTGGAACATGAGCTATGCGAACGAGAGTTACCAAAATTGTTTTTGGAACGGAACATGTGAAAGGAAGTTCAGTGATTCCATGGAGACGGTTGTCACAGAGGTAAATATGTGAAaactgttgggtttttttgtttgtttgttttgcttgtttgtatttttttagttttttttgcTTACCCTGTAAAAGGCAAATAATACGTATGACAACATCTTGTTTATTGTATGTCACGATGTTTCTGGTCTATTCCTTGCCACTTCGTACATTGATACAAACAAGATACATAAATGAGTATATATACTAAATTGTAAAAGAAGAGCTAGTGTTGAGTGGTGTATGCAAGAACGATGTGATGAAAGGGTGAGATTTATAGACTATGGATCTatgcccagaaacgttgtggtATCAGTTCATCTGCCGGAGAGACAAGGAATGGCCCATAAAACGTTGTGACATCAATAAACAATAAGTTGCCACCCAAATAATATGCCTTTTACTTCAATACCAACTTTTAAATGCCTCTAAAAACCCAGAAGAAAATGAGAATCCCACAGCAATGAATGAACGAGCGAGTTGGTTTTGATAAGGGTATGGTCCCAACACACCGGAATAATTACGGGTGCGCATCGGGATTCGAGCCTACAGCTGAATGTTTCGAGCGTACCAAAAGGTAAATATGTCTTGCAGAAGCTCTAATATCAAATATACTGACTGTTAAGATTTCATTTTAAGCTTTGCTATTCAGAATCAAAGGCCTCCAGCTCTGAGGACATgaatatatactacaaacaaaaagtatgggaacaccttAAACTTTGACAGTCATTACTTTTTACGGTAAATTCTTTCTGTATGCTTCATGGACACTTTAAACGACATTATGGAACATGCATTGGAGCAACTTATTCGTTGTGTTtgattgaaatgaaacattgtccaaAACAGAGAAAATCacgggtgctgaaacacaccagcaccatgtttgattcaaatacccaaacacaacagtctagtacatgtggAAGACGGACCTCCCACATCCACATGAATTGTTTCAAAAAAAACTTGGCAAAAGGTGACAAACACTATACAAATGGcatgaaataataaaatgcACTTCGTCTTCCACTGCTAATGCACTTTCATCGGACATCATCGGTGAAATGATTACACACTAAGTGCAGCATTACATATGCCTTTGCACTTTTGCCTAATTTCAGTGGAACTTGGTCTGTCAGATGAGCTGGATCAGCAATGCAATGATATCCATTCAAATGGTCGGTGTGCTGGTTGGCACAATGATAGCTGGCTATTGTGCAGACGCATATGGTCGGAAGAAGGTTTTCTACATTGGACTTCTTCTTATCTTCGTTGGAAATACAGCTTCGGCCTTCTCTGTTTCCTGGATCATGTTTACAGTTTTACGAGCGGTTCTTGGCATTGCCTGTAGCTTTATATTAAGTACAGTATACCTCTACCAGATCGAGTTTGTTGGGAAGAAATGGCGAGCATTTGTTTCATCTCTTCCATCGTGGCCGGTGTCGATCATGATATTCAGCCTCATGGCGAAATGGCTGCACCATTGGAAATGGCTGCATCTCTCAATGGCAGTTTTGACAGTTCCCATCCTCCTTACTTGGTTGTAAGTaaaaatatgttattatatgtaaaATGTTGATTGAGCTTAGTTTTAAGAGGCTTTAagtaatattacagcaatatcacggcaaggatGATAAATgactttcacacattgtggaaTCGAAACCAGGTTTTCCGGCGTGAAGAGCGTATGATTACCCACAAGATTCCTATATATTCAAATCATGTATCAAATCGCACAAAAATTACAAAAGTTATCACTCTTCTTTGCCCACCTAATAAAATCTTTAACCATTGAACCGAAGAAGGTCTCTCAGAAATATCGTGCAAGTCCTGTGATTTCGCACCATGTTACTACTGAGATCTTACTTATGCCGTGAGACAGTTGTTCGATTCAAATTATACCATTTCATTACAAAAGTAAAAAAACCCACCGTGTTTGATCACATGACACATGTCACAATGAATTTGATACTTTTATTTTGTCATATCGATTAAAGTAAAACAATGGGATTAGCTTTAAACATTTTTTAGATTAAGCTTTAAATCTTTCCTAAACTCGTGGCTTAtgtttttgcaaagctttgttCCAGAATCCCTCCGTTGGCTGGCGGTAAAGGGCCGAGTTAAGGAGGCGAGGCGTGTTATCATCAAGATGGCGGCCTACAACAAGAAACCAGTTCCTGATACTTCAATACTTGATCTGATCGCGGAGGAGGAGAAGGCAGAGGGGAACAAAGCCAACTCCTACTCCTATAAAGATTTGCTGAAGACAAGGAAACTAACTCGGAAAACAATATTTTCGTGCTATATCTGGTAGGTTGATCAGATTATGAATTATACTGTCTGTGATTCACTGAAAATGCGTTTCGTTATGATATTTAAGTAATCCCTGAATGTGACTTTGTTAGGAATAGTAATGTGTACCATCATCAAATGATACTCCAGACGAAATACACTGGTATTTGCATGGTTAAGTGAATACCGCAGCTTAGCAGTATGTCGTCAGGTCACTTCTTGTGGCTGAATATATACTAAATTAGAATCGGAAAAAGAAAACGGATACAATTCAAAATCTCGCGCGTCCCAAACCTTGAAATACGCATATCCCAGCTTGCACACGTTTTCAGAAGGCTGCAGATGGGGAAGTTCATTCAGCAAATTTACATTGAGGAAACTCATcacaacgtcgtaacaaccttTCCGATACTTTAGTGTCACGATGGAGTGCATGAGATGATTTTTCAGTCTTCTCAGCTAAAGCTTCAGAAAACACACGACCAAAACAACTGCTGGGAAAACTGTTCGAATATTATCGTGAAATATGCCGTCAGACAATAAAATATGTCAGCATTAAAAACATTGACCCTGTGGTTGTTTTGGGACGTAATCATGACGTGTCACAAAGTCAAGCCACGCCTTTGTGACAACGAAACAACGAAAGCATAACGTTGTGTGAGCGTGAAATTGTTAGCTGGGATCAATTTCTTACTTGTATGCGCACGAAATATTTCTTTCGGTCAAACATAGTTGTATTCCCATGAATTCCTTTAAAACATAAACCTCATCGTAATGATATATCAAACTAACATGAAGTTTCGACTCAGTTATTATGTTTTCATGGATCATTTCAAAGCATGTTAGTACAATGAACCAATGAGCACCCGACATGCCAGCTTGTAACTGACCGACATGCTGGAACAACGAATGCATAAATTAGTATGAACGCATACTGTAGCAGTCACAGTACACAACTGTACAATTATGCAACATATGCCATAAGGCTGCGATCGTGATGATTAGAAGACATGTAGGAGAGATATTTTTGCAATGATATAAATTAAAGAGGTATTTTTCGAAGACAGTTGCTGTCACTGATCATTTTCATCATTGTTATAAGCGTATTTACATGACACTATAGTCCATCCCAGCTACATGCATGCTCAAAACGCTTTGTTTTCCCCCAAGCATTCATTGTATTGTCAACCTGGGGATCAAACAAATCTTGCCGCCACGGGGCGCACCAAGCTAATGTGATTTTCCCAACCTCACACACTTATGATGTGGTTATTGACTGTAAATGTCCCTGAAATGAGAATAATTTACAGGAGAAATTCATTTTCCCCCAGGTTTTCTTGCTCAGTCGTGTACTATGCCATTAGCTTTGGGTTGAAGAATCTGTCAGGTGATTTCTACCTCAACATGCTCCTTATGGCCCTGACTGAGTTGCCAGTAACGCCTTGCATCGTCCTCGTCACGTCTCTGTGAGTCTGCATCAAAGAGTTTGTGTAATGCTTTCCTCTGTCTTTTCCAGAAATGTGTTGCAAATGAAAAAGCAAAGACATTTCCGAAACTAAGGTTATTGATACACCGACCAAACACAATTGATGTTAAAGTGTTTATAAACTGTTTCCAGAGTGCGAGCAATATCTTTGGAAAGTGGTAAAAACTTCACTAAAAATATCAATGAGAAGGGAAAGACGTGGACAATGAGAAATACAGCTAATCATTGATTAAATTACAACAGGCATGCAAACAAGTTTGTCAACATCATAGCCATTTtagaaacatgaaaaatgtatCCTGGAATCGAATGAACTGAATTCGGTTCGACTCTGTGACGCCAATCTTTCTTAACGAGGTCTCTGGTGAGTCTTTTTTTTTGTCCATTTACCTGATTCATTTCGTTACAATGTATCCCTCCAAACCGGATTCCACGAAAACCTGATGGACAAAGATGCAAAAACGTCATCACATTGAAATATGAATTTCCCTGTtcaaataaaatcatttttcatCCATTCCACACTGAAAAACATTCTTGGATCCATGTTCAGATTCGGAAGGCGCATTTGTGGCTCCGTGGCGTTCCTTCTAACGGCCGCAGGATGCTTTGGCCTGGCGATATCGACACGGTTAGGTGAGTCTGTGACTTAAATACATATTCCTGTAAAACAAACGGTCGACCAAGTGAGACAAAGGTGTGCTGCAACACTGCAGtgacaaaacacatacacacacagacacacagacacacagacagacacacagacagacacacgcacacacacacacacacacgatttCGCCAGGTGCATAAGCTATGCGCATTTAAAGACCAAGAAATAGTTCAAATACATGCACAGAAAACGTCGCTTCTTTAAGAACCAGTCGCTGCTTTGTCCCACAGCTCCGGAGGAGGATAAAGGGAACTATATCAACGCATGCGCACTGATGGCCAAGTGTGCAACATTTCTGGGATGGCTGGTTATACAGGCTTTGTGTGTAGAACAGTATCCAACTGTTATCAGGTATGAGATGTCGTCCTGGAGCAAATTCATGTTCTCCgttaacacctggtgtcatcactcaTGTTCAGCGGTACGTTCATGTTCTCCGTTAACACCTGGCGTCATCACTTATGTTCAGCGGCACATTCATGTTCTCCGTTAACACCTGGCGTCATCACTTATGTTCAGCGGCACATTCATGTTCTCCgttaacacctggtgtcatcacttatCAGCGGCATATTCATGTTCTATTCACATCTCTTTTACTTTTGCGCCCTTGTCGGACATTCGCGATTAATTATTTGTTGGACGTTATATTTTTGCAACAGAAGCAATATTTTGCATTAATATTTATCTTCTTGCCCACAGTGATATACAAGTGTCATGGCGTGGAGTGCACCATCAACATCGCTAGGGAACGTTTGCAGAAATCAAAATGTCCGCCTCGCAAAATTGATGCTTATGACCATTTTGTTGCATATAGTACAATTCTTAATGTGAATATTTATAATGCCTCGGTGCACCGCGTCACATCAAAGACAGATTAAATCAAAACGAAAAGCATTCATGGGTAAAAAATATCCATATTTTAAAGAACAACAAACTGTTTATATTAATTAGTATGGGAGAACGTGTTTGAAACGTCACCGCCAGTATATTGGTATCAGTGAATTTTCTGCCGAAAAATATTCTATTGACTTGCCCAAAGAAAAGCTGGTGATGATAACTATTTGAATGGTCCTCTTGAAAGGGTAAATGATGTAAAGGGTGTGACACTTCTTTGACACTCACATCCGTTTCTCAAGATTTGAATGAAAATTTATTTATGTCGTAATATAGCAATTTATGTAGACTGCTTCTCATCACTTATGTTTACTTCAAAACATTAATGTTTTAGGGATGGGACgggtccaaattttctacccgAGTAAACCACTCCCAATTACCCTATCCTACCCGGATATACCTTGTGGTAATctctgacatcaaatttgcaagAAATGACAATAGATTCTTCAGCACGGAGGCTAAAATGTCGAGTTTTCCTGCATCTTAAAcatgcatttttttcaaaagatatGGCTgtatgtctaaatcttcaacGACAATATTACCGTTTAATcgtgaaagaataacatattacgGGTACCCGGGGCCAAGTCATTACCCACCCGTCCCGGGTGTCCGAGTTACCCGTCACAGCCCTAGAATATTTCAAATGTGTGTGGAGTGTATTTTCCATGCTTTATCCCCCATTCATTGGTATGGCAGCCACTTGAGAAAGTCACCACTATTGTTTATCCGTTAAGATCAGGATACCCCTGATGATAAGAGACGACtgacggcatcgggtggtcatgaTACATgctatcgtatcccaaatgcgtattcaatgctcatgatgttgatcagtggattgtcttgtccagatctggttatttacagaccaactccatgtagctggaatattgcagagtgaaGTGTTACACACCAGACAAGCACCACGCCACTAATGCGCCAAGAGACACCAGCGTATAACCAAACACATTTCTACTTCCAAGATTATCACACCTTACGAAATGTACAGTCACAGAAAACAGTATTATCCCACTAactattatttatttttgtgtgcTCAAAGGAATTTGGGATACGCTGCTATGAATTGCGGTGCACGAATTGGCGGTATACTCGCAGGTCAAGTCTTGACTCTGGTGAGTGGCTCCATGGCATTCAGTTTTCATGAGCACATAAAAGTAGATATGTTCCATTTCTAGTCGCTCGTTCTGTAATTTCTTGAGAGTGAGTATTATCATCTACAACGCAAGCACTGCGTGAAGTAAAGAAGTGTTGACGTGAAAGTAAAATTTGGTACTCCGTCAGCCTGTTGCATGTGGTTCTGTCTTTAACTGACATCAATCCAAGAACACACGAAGCAGTCATCATGTCTGTCTACAGCCGATTACGCAGATGCACAAATCGAATATGGTTGTTTGTAGCATAGACACATCTTTGATCAATCTTCACACCTAACTCTGTTATTTGTATTAATATCTTCACACACGTCTGGAATTTGTGTCTTTTTAATCAGTATAACTACGGATGCATATATTTTGAACAGTTGAAATGAATGCAACACCCATATTGTTATGTACATATCGACATCGTGTATGTTTAACAGATACTTATCTCATGTCATTTCAGGGTGGAAATAAGGATCTGATGGTGCCATTCATTGCACTGGGAATCATTGTGTTCCTCACAGTGCTTGCTACACTGGGGCTTGATGAAACAAGGGGAAAAGCTTTAGAGGACACCATGAAAACCTTTACATCGGGGATGACTGAGCAAGAGAAGGTGCTCATAGTGGAAGAACAACCGGCATCCACACGTCCTTACGATAACCAGACTGGCATGCATGCCGAACACACTGGGgactaaaactgaaaaaaaaaaacgctAAGTTTTTGCGTAAgcacaaaatacatgtattctttCGTGTACATATTCAATACCGTATGATTAAAAATTGATTAGAATTCTTTATTGACAACTGACTATTTCTATACAAAAGTATCAACACATGCATTCTGATTTTTTTAGCAATATGGAATCGAGAATCTTGATTTAAACATACATTATTAGCCATACTGGCGAGGAGATTCTGTGTGATATCTCTGTATATTTGCACACTGTGCTATTTAGTGATTCTCGGTTATGACTGGTCGATCgtatatttgtacattttcattaGATGCCGGAACTACTTTTACATCACAACGTTCCTCCATAATACTTCATCGATTCATTGATGAATTCGCCGTGTTGTAATCgttcaataaaactgaaattaatCATTACAAATGTGTGTGGTTAATGATATCGCCATCAAATCATTTTGGAAACTATCGAATTGTATTGTGTTCCATGACGTTTTGTGGTTAGTATGCGACTAATTATAGGTTTCATCCGTACATGAATACAGCATTTACATATGTAAACCTTTGAATATGTGAAAGTCACATCGCCGTAAAAGCCATGTTTAAAATCGGATCGGAATTCTGAGTCCATTTCTTAGAGTCAATTTGTAATAATAATTGTGCCTGGGTTCTACGGaagcacaacccttctgaccaccgggtaatgcagaaggctgtagtattggggagccttcatattctccggaaagttctttgagggtttgactaggcagtgtttcctgggagacgTCCAATGCGCTGTCTGGGCTGAGTGTAgcgctgatgatgagccttacagGCCTGACTGTACCAGAATCACCCGAACACTcgctgctgcatttctatcttaatctgtaaaacatggtAACAACGGATCGTCTTTCATCCATGGCACGACAATGAACGTATCCAGGGCATCGTGGAAAATGAAAGTATTAAACTTCTTTGGAACAGGCCCATATACAGCCTCAGAAGAGCTCCAGCTAACAAACCTGATCCTGTCCTTTTTGACAAAGCCAATGAATtgttttatatcattgaattttctgttccatttgacagcaatgtgattggcaagattcggGAAAGGCATGCTAAGTATGCAGGCCTCACCTATGAAATGTCTCGCTAGCATCCCAAGCatactgtcgtcaggctccctaTTATTCTTGATACACTTGGTTTGGTACGTCCTGATCGCTTGGGGCAGATCAGGAGACTGCCCTGGTTCTCCACTGGGAACAcatcccttctgacaatctgggtaatgcagaaggtttCAGTGTTGGGGATCCTCCATATGCTCCGGAAAATTCTTGGTGGTTTCCACTAGGCAGGGCTTTCTTGGAAAAGCCCCATTCGCTGACTGGGCTGTGTGTAGAGCctaagctgatgatgagccttaccggtcTGACAGTGCTAAGATCACTCGAACCCTCTCTGTTGCATATTTAGCTTAATCTGTACAACATAATAATAGTTTATCTTTCAAAATTGTTCGCGTATTTAAGATCCACAGATAAAGCCCTTTCTCCAAGTAGCTCGGACTGATGCCGAATTATATTTTTAGTCAGACTTGCCAAAATCTTGAGGACATTTTCATCGTATGGTCTTCTTCAATAACCAGTTGTGTTTCCTTCATTTATCCTACTTTGGGACACCAGGACTTAGATGAAAAAAGAATAGGTGATAAATATAAGTGACTGCATAATTTACCTAACTGGCATATAGATAAGAATACAAATTCAACACCATGTTATAATCAATGGGTAAACTGCAAGTGCAAACGTCTTTGCCTCGGGTGTTACATAATGTCTTGTTATTAAGATCGTATTTCATTTATCACAAATAATTCCCAAGTGCTTTATCAACAAATATTCAGCGAACAGAAAACCAGGTAACGATAGCTGTTTAATCGTGGGTTAAAATGGTACCTAATGAACCTCATTCTAAGTC contains these protein-coding regions:
- the LOC137267714 gene encoding uncharacterized protein, with the translated sequence MNLEGLIEGLGGFGVYQIILTMTLASSKIVIVPTMLLMAFAGVEPDWWCTSRDMNLSQWNRSHMSGSYRNCSWEGTCDRKFSDAMVTAVSEWNLVCGLSWVSNAIISIQMIGVLTGCIIAGHCADKYGRKIVFYSGLLLLFLGNMVSAFSVSCTMFTALRAFLGMACGLVLATLYLYQVEFVTAKWRVFIAAVPDWQLAMVIFWLLTKCLHHWRWLHLGTAALAFPYLFTWLLMPESVRWLVVKGRLEEAKIVIRKIAELNNKPMPDTSILELIAQEEKAEGDKAKSYTYLDLFKTKELGLKTLITCFLWLTCSGLYYVVVFGLKNLSGDFYLNLLLTTLTEFPVTPCVLLIAVFRRRVGIAACLFVTAILCFGLAVSTRLAPAEEKGNYVNACALTAKFTISVGWIVAHTLGTEQFPTVIRNLAFGAQNSGGRIGAILAGQILSLSINSDLMLPYIALGVLVSLAGVATFGLEETSGKALEDTLHSSVWQTNEKGHLLQRGRSKDPCSPTFAQYVKGMHLETLIDDLGGFGAYQLILVPILALSTLVLAPTMLMMAFAGVEPDWWCASQDLQSRPWNMSYANESYQNCFWNGTCERKFSDSMETVVTEWNLVCQMSWISNAMISIQMVGVLVGTMIAGYCADAYGRKKVFYIGLLLIFVGNTASAFSVSWIMFTVLRAVLGIACSFILSTVYLYQIEFVGKKWRAFVSSLPSWPVSIMIFSLMAKWLHHWKWLHLSMAVLTVPILLTWFFVPESLRWLAVKGRVKEARRVIIKMAAYNKKPVPDTSILDLIAEEEKAEGNKANSYSYKDLLKTRKLTRKTIFSCYIWFSCSVVYYAISFGLKNLSGDFYLNMLLMALTELPVTPCIVLVTSLFGRRICGSVAFLLTAAGCFGLAISTRLAPEEDKGNYINACALMAKCATFLGWLVIQALCVEQYPTVIRNLGYAAMNCGARIGGILAGQVLTLGGNKDLMVPFIALGIIVFLTVLATLGLDETRGKALEDTMKTFTSGMTEQEKVLIVEEQPASTRPYDNQTGMHAEHTGD